From one Paenibacillus sp. FSL K6-1330 genomic stretch:
- a CDS encoding NAD-dependent malic enzyme — translation MNTSKLGGKSVIARIEMNTEEASFGQVTAAIFEAGGDIVAIDVIQTSKHTTIRDVTITVIDTIDIDIIAERIRSMSGVQLLHLSDRTFLLHLGGKIETKLKAPIQNRDDLSRVYTPDVARVCMAIHEEPRKAFTLTVKRNTVAVISDGSAVLGLGNIGPYAAMPVMEGKSMLFKQLADVDSFPICLDTQDTEGIITAIKAIAPAFGGINLEDISSPRCFEIEQRLREELDIPVFHDDQHGTAVVLYAALINALKVVGKSVENLKVVVCGIGAAGVACSKILMSAGVKNIIGVDRLGSLTADQTYDHPMWQWYASNTNPERRSGSLQDVIHGADVFIGLSAGGILKREDVQAMAEHPIVFAMANPIPEILPEEAEDIAGVIATGRSDYPNQINNVLCFPGIFRGALDCRASAINEEMKLAAAEAIASTVTDKERSRHYIIPSVFNQQVVNGIRDLVIQAAIRTGVARRIPREYR, via the coding sequence ATGAATACCAGCAAACTAGGCGGGAAAAGTGTCATCGCTAGAATTGAAATGAATACGGAAGAAGCCAGCTTCGGTCAAGTAACGGCCGCCATCTTTGAGGCTGGCGGCGACATCGTGGCCATTGACGTCATTCAGACGAGCAAGCATACCACGATTCGCGACGTCACCATCACCGTGATCGACACTATCGACATCGACATTATTGCCGAGCGCATTCGCAGCATGTCCGGCGTTCAGCTGCTGCATCTATCTGATCGCACCTTCCTGCTACATCTTGGAGGAAAGATTGAAACCAAGCTGAAAGCGCCGATCCAGAACCGCGACGACCTCTCCCGCGTGTATACGCCGGATGTTGCTCGCGTATGCATGGCGATCCACGAAGAACCGCGTAAAGCCTTTACGCTCACCGTCAAACGTAACACCGTGGCCGTTATCTCCGATGGCAGCGCCGTCCTGGGACTTGGCAATATCGGCCCTTATGCGGCCATGCCGGTGATGGAAGGCAAGTCGATGCTCTTCAAGCAGCTGGCGGACGTAGACTCCTTCCCGATCTGCCTGGATACGCAGGATACCGAGGGCATCATTACGGCGATCAAAGCGATCGCTCCCGCGTTTGGCGGTATCAATCTGGAGGATATCTCCTCGCCGCGATGCTTTGAGATTGAGCAGCGCCTGCGCGAGGAATTGGACATCCCGGTGTTCCATGACGACCAGCACGGAACGGCTGTCGTCTTGTATGCAGCCTTGATCAATGCGCTGAAGGTCGTCGGTAAATCCGTGGAGAATCTGAAGGTTGTCGTCTGCGGCATTGGCGCCGCGGGCGTTGCCTGCAGCAAGATCCTGATGTCGGCTGGCGTGAAGAACATCATCGGCGTCGATCGCCTCGGCTCGCTGACCGCCGATCAGACGTATGACCATCCCATGTGGCAATGGTACGCCAGCAACACCAACCCCGAACGGCGTTCCGGATCACTTCAAGACGTCATCCATGGCGCCGACGTGTTTATTGGTTTGTCTGCCGGCGGAATCCTGAAGAGAGAGGATGTTCAGGCGATGGCAGAGCATCCTATCGTCTTCGCGATGGCCAATCCGATCCCGGAGATTCTGCCGGAGGAGGCCGAGGATATCGCGGGCGTCATTGCAACGGGAAGATCGGATTATCCGAACCAGATTAACAACGTGTTATGTTTTCCCGGTATTTTCCGCGGCGCCCTGGACTGCAGAGCCTCCGCCATCAATGAGGAGATGAAACTCGCCGCAGCCGAAGCGATCGCTTCGACGGTCACGGACAAGGAACGGAGCCGGCATTACATCATCCCGAGCGTATTCAACCAGCAAGTCGTCAACGGCATCCGGGACCTTGTCATCCAGGCAGCCATCCGAACCGGGGTCGCGCGCCGTATTCCAAGGGAATACCGCTAA
- a CDS encoding tripartite tricarboxylate transporter permease codes for MNVLDYLADGFMTALQWHNLLFAFIGVLIGTSVGVLPGIGPMSGVALLIPVTASMTSGLPAEAAATSSIILLAGVYYGAMYGGSTTSILLNTPGESSSVVTTLDGYQMAKQGRAGPALSIAAIGSFAAGLFALVALIALAEPLSNVAIKFGPADYFSLMLLGLCAVSGLAGKSITKALIMTVFGLLLATIGMDTVSGVARFTFDIPILYSGLEFLTIAVGLFALGEVFKSILERDYAAGPTSKIGRILPTRKDLKDSAGPIARGSILGFFIGILPGAGATLASFFSYIVEKKVSKHPESFGKGNIAGVAAPESANNAASGGAMIPLLTLGIPGSGTTAILMGALIMYNIQPGPLLFEEHPQVAWGLIASMLIGNLLLLILNMPLVKVFAKVIQIPAKYLIPIIIAISIFGVYAVQAQIFDLVLLLICGIAGFLLARNDFPLAPLVLGLVLGPMIENNMRRALTTSNGDFMIFLQKPMSLAFLIIALLWIVVPILLKRRGKEVVVNEEG; via the coding sequence ATGAACGTTCTGGATTATTTGGCGGATGGCTTTATGACCGCCTTGCAGTGGCATAATCTGCTCTTCGCCTTTATAGGCGTGCTGATCGGCACTTCGGTCGGCGTACTGCCCGGCATCGGTCCGATGAGCGGCGTCGCGCTTCTGATTCCCGTCACCGCCTCCATGACTAGCGGCTTGCCGGCGGAAGCGGCAGCAACCAGTTCAATCATTCTGCTTGCAGGCGTCTATTATGGAGCCATGTATGGCGGATCTACAACTTCGATCCTGCTCAATACGCCCGGAGAGTCCTCGTCTGTCGTGACGACGCTGGACGGCTACCAGATGGCGAAGCAAGGCAGAGCAGGCCCGGCCTTGTCCATCGCTGCGATCGGCTCTTTCGCAGCCGGGCTCTTCGCGCTTGTGGCATTGATCGCGCTGGCGGAGCCTTTATCCAATGTAGCGATTAAATTCGGCCCGGCCGATTATTTCTCGCTCATGCTGCTGGGACTCTGTGCAGTAAGCGGGCTTGCAGGCAAATCGATCACCAAGGCACTCATCATGACCGTATTCGGTCTGCTGCTCGCTACCATCGGCATGGATACCGTATCCGGCGTTGCCCGGTTCACCTTTGATATCCCTATCCTGTACTCCGGACTGGAATTTCTAACGATCGCCGTCGGTTTGTTTGCCCTTGGCGAAGTGTTTAAATCCATCTTGGAGAGAGACTACGCAGCAGGTCCAACTTCCAAGATCGGTCGCATCCTGCCGACACGTAAAGACCTGAAGGATAGCGCGGGACCGATTGCCCGAGGCTCGATCCTCGGCTTCTTTATCGGTATTTTGCCGGGCGCCGGCGCAACGCTTGCTTCCTTCTTCAGTTATATCGTTGAGAAAAAGGTCAGCAAGCATCCAGAATCCTTCGGCAAAGGCAACATCGCTGGCGTTGCTGCTCCCGAGTCGGCTAACAACGCGGCTTCCGGAGGCGCCATGATCCCGTTGCTGACGCTGGGTATTCCCGGTTCCGGGACAACGGCCATCCTGATGGGGGCGCTCATCATGTACAACATCCAGCCAGGCCCGCTGCTGTTCGAGGAGCATCCTCAAGTTGCGTGGGGACTGATTGCGAGTATGCTCATCGGCAACCTGCTTCTGCTCATACTGAACATGCCGCTGGTCAAAGTATTTGCCAAGGTCATCCAGATCCCGGCCAAATATCTCATTCCAATCATCATTGCCATCTCCATCTTCGGCGTTTACGCCGTGCAAGCGCAGATCTTCGACCTGGTCCTGCTGCTCATCTGCGGCATTGCCGGCTTCCTGCTGGCCCGCAATGACTTTCCGCTCGCGCCACTGGTGCTCGGACTCGTGCTGGGTCCCATGATCGAGAACAATATGCGCCGGGCGCTGACCACGTCCAACGGCGACTTTATGATCTTCCTGCAGAAGCCGATGTCACTGGCATTTCTCATCATCGCCCTGCTCTGGATTGTCGTTCCGATTCTGCTCAAGCGAAGAGGCAAGGAAGTTGTCGTGAACGAAGAAGGCTAA
- a CDS encoding tripartite tricarboxylate transporter TctB family protein produces MNRTFDRYASIVFLLLGVGFMWQSAKISASAYGSTVGPNIFPFGLGLALVLLSIRLFYEALKAKPTENHVERLDYKRFFMIFAAAFLYAYFLEFIGYIIGTFLFLLFAFQTLERGKWLKSILISALFSGGVYVIFVVLLEGSMPGFPSWLS; encoded by the coding sequence TTGAACAGAACGTTTGACCGCTATGCCAGTATCGTATTTCTGCTCCTTGGCGTCGGCTTTATGTGGCAGAGCGCCAAGATCAGCGCATCCGCATACGGGAGCACCGTCGGCCCTAACATATTCCCGTTCGGTCTTGGGTTAGCGCTTGTGCTACTGAGCATTCGTTTGTTTTATGAAGCCCTGAAAGCCAAGCCGACGGAGAACCATGTGGAGAGGCTGGACTATAAACGCTTCTTCATGATTTTTGCGGCAGCCTTTCTCTATGCCTATTTCCTGGAATTCATCGGATATATCATCGGCACCTTCCTGTTCCTCCTGTTTGCGTTTCAGACGCTGGAACGAGGCAAGTGGCTGAAATCCATTCTAATCTCCGCACTGTTCTCCGGCGGCGTGTACGTCATCTTTGTTGTCTTGCTGGAAGGCTCCATGCCGGGCTTCCCGTCTTGGCTATCATGA
- a CDS encoding tripartite tricarboxylate transporter substrate binding protein, producing MLKRNGIKIITAALVLAMSLTACNSTGSSAGEYPKKPFIVTAPSGAGGGWDKTARSLTKVLTETKLIEQTMTVENKPGGGGTVFLAEYVAKDNKDPYKLFVSSPPILINNLKKEGNSPFGYKDVTPLAQMTKDFGAIAVPANSKFTDLQSLVDAIKADPTSVTLAGGSAPGSMDHLISVLPAFKSGVDPRTVKYLSYDGGGEAIAALLGNNADAIGTDISSLGSYLKAGKIKILAVTSSERLGGDFADVPTLKELGLDAEFTIWRGVFGPKELSEEQLAFWDKTLKGLSENEVWQKELVANDWASEYRNAADFKAFLEEQEQDVQELLTALGMQK from the coding sequence ATGCTTAAACGAAACGGCATAAAAATCATAACCGCTGCACTTGTCCTGGCCATGAGCCTGACAGCCTGCAACAGCACCGGAAGCAGCGCCGGCGAATATCCGAAAAAACCATTTATCGTGACCGCGCCTTCTGGCGCCGGCGGTGGATGGGACAAAACCGCACGTTCCCTCACCAAAGTACTTACGGAAACAAAGCTCATCGAACAAACCATGACGGTTGAGAACAAGCCCGGCGGCGGCGGGACCGTGTTTCTCGCAGAATACGTGGCAAAAGACAACAAAGATCCCTACAAGCTGTTCGTCAGCTCTCCGCCAATCCTCATCAACAACTTGAAAAAAGAAGGGAACAGCCCGTTCGGCTACAAGGACGTGACGCCGCTCGCCCAGATGACCAAAGACTTCGGAGCGATTGCCGTACCGGCAAACTCCAAATTCACCGACCTGCAATCGCTGGTCGACGCGATCAAAGCCGATCCGACTTCCGTCACACTTGCGGGTGGTTCCGCTCCGGGTTCGATGGACCACTTGATCAGCGTTCTGCCTGCATTCAAATCCGGTGTGGATCCGAGAACCGTGAAGTATTTATCCTATGATGGCGGCGGCGAGGCCATCGCGGCCCTCCTCGGCAACAATGCCGACGCGATCGGCACGGACATTTCTTCGCTCGGGAGCTACCTGAAAGCAGGCAAGATCAAAATCCTGGCCGTTACCTCAAGCGAACGCCTGGGCGGAGACTTTGCAGATGTACCGACTCTGAAGGAGCTGGGTCTGGATGCCGAATTCACCATCTGGCGTGGTGTATTCGGTCCGAAGGAACTGTCGGAAGAGCAGCTGGCCTTCTGGGACAAAACGCTGAAGGGGCTCTCCGAGAACGAAGTGTGGCAAAAAGAGCTGGTTGCCAACGACTGGGCAAGCGAATACCGAAACGCCGCTGACTTCAAGGCATTCCTTGAAGAACAGGAGCAAGACGTGCAGGAGCTGCTCACAGCGCTAGGCATGCAGAAGTAA
- a CDS encoding sensor histidine kinase, with protein MRLQTRLILLIGTLLFAVIVALTFSFERLLITTLEKSIGASALKLAKAVAEMDVIQNAFEEENPSAIIQPVVEEIRLETDAEYIVIGNREGIRYAHPLADRIGKEMVGGDNGPVLKGMSIISKAIGSMGPSLRGKTPIYNDKNEIIGIVSVGILMKDIEISAQSYRNRVLFFAGISLILGCGGAIWISSSVKRSIHGLEPKEIGLLYQEKRAILETIHEGIIAVNREGIVTLANHTAMMLIDPKERRVITGQYVQDVIPGTRLLEVMQSGVAEKDQEMVINDHAVVVNRLPIYDHEHRIVGAVSSFRNKSELLRLTEELTQVKRYTEALRAQTHEYSNKLYTIYGLIQLESYQEAMDLITHETDVHQNLIQFLLQEIPDPIIGGILIGKFNRGSELKVKVEIDRSSSFKDIPGHISRNQLVAIIGNLIDNAMEAALGSKPENRWVSVKLHDKGNQLMIEVSDSGSGIAEAGTDRLFERGYSTKGERNRGFGLSIVNGTVQQLHGTIVCHNSPAGGAVFTVKIPKTGGNIHDTGRNH; from the coding sequence ATGCGTTTACAGACGAGATTGATTCTGCTTATAGGCACCCTGTTGTTCGCCGTCATTGTCGCCCTCACCTTCAGTTTTGAGCGGTTGCTCATCACAACGCTGGAGAAGAGTATCGGCGCTTCGGCATTAAAGCTGGCGAAGGCCGTGGCGGAAATGGACGTTATTCAGAATGCGTTCGAGGAAGAGAACCCGTCAGCCATCATTCAGCCTGTGGTAGAGGAAATTCGGTTGGAGACGGATGCGGAATATATCGTCATCGGTAACCGTGAAGGAATTCGGTATGCGCATCCTCTCGCCGATCGGATCGGCAAAGAGATGGTCGGTGGCGACAACGGCCCGGTATTGAAGGGCATGAGCATCATATCGAAGGCGATTGGCTCCATGGGACCCTCGCTCCGGGGGAAGACGCCGATCTACAATGATAAGAACGAAATTATTGGTATCGTATCGGTTGGCATTCTAATGAAAGATATCGAGATATCAGCACAATCGTACCGAAATCGTGTCCTGTTCTTTGCAGGAATTTCGTTAATCCTGGGATGCGGCGGCGCTATATGGATATCGTCCAGTGTCAAGCGATCCATTCACGGGCTGGAGCCCAAGGAAATCGGTTTATTGTATCAAGAGAAACGCGCGATTCTGGAAACGATTCATGAAGGCATTATTGCCGTCAATCGAGAGGGCATCGTAACCTTGGCCAATCATACAGCCATGATGCTGATCGATCCAAAGGAGCGTAGGGTGATCACCGGGCAGTATGTTCAGGATGTCATCCCGGGCACCAGGCTGCTGGAGGTGATGCAGTCCGGGGTAGCAGAGAAGGATCAAGAGATGGTCATTAACGATCACGCGGTTGTGGTCAACCGGCTGCCTATCTATGATCATGAGCATCGGATTGTGGGGGCGGTCTCCAGTTTTCGGAACAAATCCGAGCTGCTGCGCCTGACCGAAGAGCTTACGCAGGTGAAGAGGTATACGGAAGCGCTGCGCGCGCAGACGCATGAATATTCCAATAAGCTGTATACGATTTACGGACTGATTCAGCTGGAATCGTATCAGGAGGCCATGGATCTGATTACGCATGAGACGGATGTGCATCAGAACCTGATACAATTCCTGCTGCAGGAAATTCCCGATCCGATCATTGGCGGCATTCTCATTGGAAAGTTCAATCGAGGAAGCGAGTTAAAGGTGAAGGTTGAGATTGACCGGAGCAGTTCTTTTAAAGACATTCCCGGTCATATTAGCCGAAACCAGCTAGTTGCCATTATTGGAAATTTGATCGACAACGCCATGGAGGCGGCATTGGGGTCCAAACCGGAGAACAGATGGGTAAGCGTAAAGTTACATGACAAGGGCAATCAATTAATGATCGAAGTATCCGACAGCGGGTCCGGTATAGCCGAGGCTGGAACGGATCGTCTGTTTGAGCGGGGCTATTCCACCAAGGGGGAACGCAATCGAGGATTTGGCCTATCGATCGTCAACGGGACAGTACAGCAATTACACGGTACGATTGTGTGCCATAACTCGCCTGCGGGCGGTGCGGTGTTTACGGTCAAGATTCCAAAAACAGGGGGGAATATCCATGATACGGGTCGTAATCATTGA
- a CDS encoding response regulator, with product MIRVVIIEDDVRIASINQRFVEKVEGFEVVGIATDRVQAHEQLDILAPDLVLLDLYFPDMSGLDLLQHIQRGYPNTDVIIITAAKEFDTVREAIRGGVYDFMIKPVVFDRFQEKLKAYRKYYEQMKQLGGANKQIDQQGIDQLLWRAGERMEREAYFPKGIDKLTSEKILSYIEESEDVWTAEELGKRGGFSRTTARRYLEYFVEKGVLVADISYGTVGRPERVYRKAED from the coding sequence ATGATACGGGTCGTAATCATTGAAGATGATGTGCGCATTGCCAGCATTAATCAACGGTTCGTAGAGAAGGTAGAGGGCTTTGAGGTCGTCGGCATTGCAACGGATCGGGTCCAGGCGCATGAGCAGCTGGATATTCTGGCGCCTGATCTGGTGCTGCTGGATTTGTATTTTCCCGATATGTCGGGATTGGATCTGCTGCAGCATATACAGCGGGGATACCCGAATACCGATGTTATTATCATAACGGCAGCCAAGGAATTCGATACGGTGCGGGAGGCGATTCGCGGCGGAGTGTACGATTTTATGATCAAGCCGGTGGTCTTCGACCGTTTCCAGGAGAAGCTGAAAGCCTACCGGAAATATTACGAGCAGATGAAGCAGCTCGGCGGAGCAAATAAGCAGATTGATCAACAGGGCATCGACCAGCTGTTATGGCGTGCCGGTGAACGGATGGAGAGGGAAGCGTATTTTCCAAAAGGCATCGATAAATTGACGAGCGAGAAAATCCTGTCCTACATCGAGGAGTCCGAGGACGTGTGGACCGCGGAGGAGCTTGGAAAACGTGGCGGCTTCAGCCGAACGACGGCCAGAAGATACCTGGAGTACTTCGTGGAGAAGGGCGTCCTCGTGGCGGATATTTCATATGGCACGGTAGGCAGGCCGGAACGGGTATACCGGAAAGCGGAGGATTAG
- a CDS encoding HAD family hydrolase has translation MITTVVFDLDGTLLDRDTSLVHFVQDQYDRLALHGGLVVGRDEYVRRFVELDRRGYVWKDEVYRQLTKEFALPVGWEALLRDYMSGFQQHCVGFPHLHEMLAYLRSKGIKLGLISNGYGDFQYSNIRGLGIEPYFDIIAFSEWEGLRKPDPRIFLHTLHRLESKAEESIYVGDHPDNDVTASRRIGMKGIWKRDPYYDQDFAKDGEITDLLEIIDYLKN, from the coding sequence ATGATTACCACCGTTGTTTTTGATTTGGACGGGACGCTGCTTGACCGCGACACGTCATTGGTACATTTCGTTCAAGATCAGTATGATCGTCTAGCGCTCCATGGAGGTTTAGTTGTGGGCAGAGATGAGTACGTAAGACGGTTTGTCGAGCTTGATCGTAGAGGTTATGTATGGAAGGATGAGGTGTATCGGCAGCTAACCAAGGAGTTTGCGCTCCCCGTGGGTTGGGAAGCTCTGCTGCGGGATTACATGTCGGGGTTTCAACAACATTGCGTCGGTTTCCCCCATTTGCATGAAATGTTAGCTTACTTGAGGAGTAAAGGGATAAAGCTCGGACTGATCTCCAATGGGTACGGCGATTTTCAATACAGCAATATCAGGGGACTTGGCATTGAGCCTTATTTTGATATTATCGCGTTTTCGGAGTGGGAAGGTTTACGTAAGCCGGATCCTAGGATTTTTCTCCATACATTACATCGGCTTGAATCAAAGGCCGAAGAATCGATCTATGTTGGAGACCATCCGGACAATGACGTAACCGCAAGCCGGCGTATCGGCATGAAGGGCATCTGGAAGCGGGATCCCTATTATGATCAGGACTTCGCCAAGGATGGGGAGATTACCGATTTGCTTGAGATTATCGATTATTTGAAAAATTGA